The genomic segment GCATTTCTTTCATAAAGTCAATAATTATCTATTTTTCTTTAATACGATGAGAAAGAACTCAAACAAGAAGGATAAAACACTTTAGAGATACTTATTGAGAGAAACAAATCTCCTCAACTTGTCCACTGGTTTGTGGCGGATCTTGATAAACTCCTGGAGAAGAAAATGGATGTGACTCTTGATCTGGAATTAGACCTTGTGAATGTTAAAATATCTCAAAGTGTCCACCACCTGCCTTGGAAGGTCTTTTCTATTTAAGCGAAAGAGATTTGTTTATCCTACTTTTTAAATCTTAAAGAAAATAAAGATGCCTTTTCATTCATTATAATCTTCACATTATGATAATTCAAAATCAACTTTATAAGAGGAACCTCTAAACAATTTATTTCTGATTCCACTTTAAGAGAATCATTAAAATGTATAATAGGAATATTTTTTAGGAGAGAAAAATCTTTTATTAATGCCTTGGCCCCTTTAAAATTTAAATATACATAATTCTTTTCTTCTCTTACCTCAAGTCTTAATCTTTTCTCTTTTCTATTTTTCATCTCCAAAATAAGTAATTGAGCTAAACATTTCTCTAACCAATTATAATCACCATAAATTAATATCTTTTCTTTCTCTGGAATAAAATCAAAATAAGGAGAATCAATCTTTAAGATTATTCTTTCTAAAAGTGAAATAATATCTATTTCTTTAAAGGGTTTCATGACTTTCCTTGTCCCTATCTCTGCAATATCTAAAAGCTTTTCCACAATTTCTTTCATTTCTACAGCTGACTGATAGATTACTTCAAGCATTTTCCTATGATTTTCTCCAAGAGGTTGGTCTTTCAAAATACTTGATAGACCTAAAATTGGTGTAAGGGGTGTCCTTAATGAGTGAGATAATCCGGAAATGAAATTTGCATTAACTTCCTGCAAATACCTTAGTCTATTAAGCTCTATCTTCTCTGTAATATCAATAATATTTATAACTAAATATTTTTTCTCTACCCCAGAGGGAGTTATTTCTTTTGCGGTCGAGATCTCAAAATCATAATGAAAATCCTTATTATCCCTTCTAATAAGAGCCTCAAAACTCCCTTTTCCCTTAATCTTTTTAATATTATTAATGATCCGAGGATAAGGTAAAATCTCTTCAAGTTTCTTCCCTTTTACATCCTTAATTTTAAAGATTCTTTTTGCTTGTGGATTTACCTTCCTTATGAATCCTTCCTCATCTAAAATTATTAAGCCTCCTGGGAAAGAGTTTATAATAGAACCCAAAAAATCTTGCGTTTTTAAAAGTCGTTCTCCAAGAAGAGCTAATTTAAGTTCTGAAGAAACTTGTTCTGCAAATTTTTCAATTATTTTTTTGCTTTCTTCAGTATAAAAACCCCTCTTACTATTCACCATTTCTATTACTCCAATAATTTCTCCGTCAACAATAAGAGGTGTTGCAAGAAGAGATTCTGTAGTAAAGCCAGTTTGTTTATCAAACTTATTTGCATACCCTGAATCTTTTGCTCTATTTACAATTAAAGTTCTCCCTTCTTTAGCCACTTTCCCTGCAATACCTTCTCCAATTTTAATTCTTTTCCCTTCCAAATCCTTCGAAGTAGGGCCATTGACAATCTTAAAAACAAGCTCATTATTTGTTCGATCCACAAGAAATAAAGTAGCAGCTTTACTATGAAGAACTTCCTGAGAGAGATCAAGAATCTTCTTCAAAAGCTCATCAAGAGATTCATTATTCTTCAGGAGGTCTAACTTCTTGTTTAATTGCATTTTTCTCTAAAAGTCTAACCACCTTACTCCATAAAAGTTCAAGATCTGGAGGTTTTGTTATAAAATCAAAATCTATTTTCCCCTTAGCAATAAGTTCAACATCCTCTTTTAAATGTTCATAAGCTGAACACATAATCACAGGAAATTTATATCCAAGTTCTACAATTCTTTGAAGAATCTCCAATCCATGTTTTCCTCCCATTTTAATATCAAGAATAAGAAGATGATATTTGTTTTTGTTAATTTTCTTTAAAACTTCAAGCCCATTTTCTGCAGTGTCAACTTCAAATCCCTTCAGCTTAAAAAATTCCTTGAATAAATATAAAATGGAAGGAGCATCATCAGCCACCAAAACCTTAGGCATTTTCACCTCCTTTCTTTGGTAGCTCAACAGTAAAGATAGAGCCCTCACCTACTTTACTGTCTACAAAAATCTTTCCTTTATGCGCTGAAACAATTCTTTGAACAATTGAAAGGCCAAGCCCTGTTCCATTTGGCTTTGTTGTTATAAAAGGTTCAAAAATTTCATCTTTCTTTTCCTCTGGAATACCTACTCCATTGTCTATCACTTTTGTAATAATACTTTTGCTATTTTCTCTCATTTCAACATTTATCTCACCACCTTCACTTATTGCATCGCAAGCATTATTAATGAGATTCACAAAAACCCTTCTAAGTTTTTCTCTATCTGCTTCAATTTTATAATCTCCTTTTTCAAAAATAAGAGAAATTTTTGCCTTTTTCCCCTTCACATTTTCTGACCTTTTCAAATCTTCTATAATTTCCTCTATAAAGGACAAAAAATCGAATGTTCTTTTCTCTAACACTTGATCCCTTGAAAACTCAAGCATGTCCCCTATTAATCCATTTATTATATTAGAAGCTTTAAGAATTTCTTTTGCATATTCTCTGTCTTTTTCCTCCTTAGAAGAAATTGAAAGCAACTGGGCTAACCCACTAATACTCCCAAGAGGATTTCTTAAATCATGGGCTATTTGAAGAGTTAGTCTCCCAAGGCGATTTATCCTTTCAGATCTTTCCATCTCTTTCTCTAACCTCTTCCTATCTGTTATATCATTAAATACAACTATAGCTCCTTTACCTTTTCCAGAGGAATCTCTAAGAATCGTAAGATTAATCCCCCAATATTTACCATTTTCTACTTTTACTAAATGTTTATTTTCTAAAGAAATCTGCGCTTCTTTCACACATTCTTCAATAATGGAGAAGACTTTCTTATCTTTTCTTATAAGCTCCTTTGCCTTAGGATTAATCAATCTTACTAACATTTTGTTATTATCATCCTCAAAAATAATAATGCCGGAATTAATGGAACTGATAATCTCTTTATAGAAAACCTCTATCTCCTCTTTTTCTTTCTCTTCGCTTGTTTTTACCTCTTCAATTCTTTCTTTCATAATCTTATTCCATAAACTACTTATAAAAGCTGTTAAAAGGAGAAACACTATCTTTAATAAAAACAAAGGATCCTGAAAATCAATCTGAGATCTTTCTTTAAGAAGCCATACATAAACTCCTACGCTTACAATAGTAATTGGTATTGAATAAACAATTCCTGAGGAAATTGAAGCCATCATTATGGTAAGGAAATAAAAAATAAAATAATCTGAACTAATACTTCCTGTATAATAAAAAACAATAGAAACAATAATAATATCAAAAAAGAACAAAAGGAAAAGAACCATTTGATTAATTAAAATATCGAGTCTCCATATTCTTAAAAAAAGATTGAACATAAAATAAGAAAAAGCTATTTTATAGATAAGACCTATTCTTTCAACCTCTTCCGTAGCATAAATCGCCATAAGAATTATAGAAAGGAAAATAAGCCAACGAAAAACCAAAAATACATCTAAATCATTAGCCTTCCTAAACTTAATCTTCATGTTAAAATAATATAAAAATTCTGTTCCAAATTTTAACTATTTATCCTTCAAATATATATATACCATTCTCATAATTATTTAAAGCAATTCTAATAAACATATGTAGAATATACTTGACAAACTTTAGATATTTTTATATAATTATAAATATTTTAGGAAGGAGGTATTATGTCTTATAAAGTCCTTGTAATAGATGACGACGAAAAATTCTTAGGGGTTTTGGCACAAGGATTAAAAAAAGAAGATCTTGTTGTTTCCACTGCAACAACAGGGAAAGAGGGTATAGATCGGTTTAAAGAAATAGATTTTGACGTAGTCTTAGTGGACCTTGTTCTCCCCGATATGGATGGAATAGAAATATTAAAAATAATAAGGAACATTGATTCCAGCTTCCCTGTTATAATGATAACAGGGCATGCCTCCATTGATCTTGCAGTAAAGGCTATGAGGATGGGGGCTTTTTACTTTATAGAAAAACCTGCTTCTACAAAAGCAATTTTAGAAATAATTAAAAGAGCAATAGAACAAAAAGAATTGATAATAAGTTATCAATCTTTAAAAAAGACAGCAGAGGAAAAGTTTAGTTTCTCAGGGCTTATAGGAAAAAGCAAAGAAATGCAAGAAATTTTTGAGTTAATAGAGAGAATAGCTTCTTCTGAAGCAACAGTTTTAATTCAAGGCGAATCAGGAACAGGTAAAGAATTAGTAGCAAAGGCTATTCATTTTAACTCTCCAAGAAAAGAGCATAGATTTGTCGCAATAAATTGTAGTGCTCTTCCAGAGTCTCTTCTTGAGAGTGAGTTATTCGGATACGAAAGAGGAGCTTTCACAGGAGCAGATAAGAAAAAGAAGGGTCTTTTTGAAATTGCTCATAAAGGAACAATCTTTTTAGATGAAATTGTAGAAACCTCACCCGCCTTTCAGTCAAAATTATTAAGAGTCTTAGAAGACAAAACTTTTTATCCTGTAGGTTCTACAGAAGAAAGAAAAGCTGATGTAAGAATTCTTGCTGCAACAAATAGAGTTATAGAAGAAGCTGTAGAAGAAGGAAAATTTAGAAAAGACTTATATTATCGCTTGAATGTTGTAAAAATTTCTATGCCTCCTTTACGAGAGAGGAAAATTGATATTCCTTTGTTAACAAAAGAATTCTTAAGAAAATATTCAGAGAAAAACAGAAAACAAATAAAAGGAGTCTCTGATGAGGCGATGGAAGTCCTAATGAGATATTCCTGGCCAGGAAATGTTAGAGAGCTTGAAAATGCAATAGAAAGAGCAGTTATTCTTTGTCCAGGAGAAATTATCCTCCCTGAACATTTACCAGAGAAAACAAGTAAAAGCGAAGAATTAGAACCTTCCAATATCTTAAAATATGAAGAAGCAAAAGAAGTCTTTGAGAAAAAATATTTAAGGAATCTCCTAAAATACACAGAAGGCGTTGTAACAGAAGCGGCAAAGATAGCAGGAATGACAAGACAAAATATATATCTAAAACTAAATAAATATAACATAAATCCAAAAGTTTATTACCCAAGGGAATAGAGATAATGAATGGGAATAATTTTCTGTAGAGAATGCCAGAAAGAACTAAGTAAAGAATCCAGAATTTGTCCTTATTGTGGAGCTTCTCTTCCAAAATTAGAATGGAAAAGACAAGGTTTTGAATGGAAAACAGATAAAACGCTTTTTGGTTATCCTCTAATTCACATTGCTTTTGGAAGAGATACACAAAACAAAATAAGAGTTGCAAAAGGGATAATAGCAATTGGGCAATTCGCTATAGGGTTAATTACTTTTGCTCAATTTGGGATAGGAATTCTATTTGGATTGGGGCAGTTTATTTTAAGCACTACAGCAATAGCCCAATTCGCAATTTCTATCCTTCTGGGTATTGGACAGCTCTCAATTGGATACATCTCAATTGGGCAATTTTCTTTAGGATTTTATGTTTTAGCTCAAAATGGGTTTGGAAAGTATATTTGGAGCCCTCAAATGAAAACAAAAGAAGCAATTATTTTTTTCACTCAATTATATGGAAGACTGAGAGAGCTATTTCTTAAGAGCTTTTAACCCTTTTTATGGTTTAACCAGAGTATTCCCTAAAAAATACTTTAACAACTGTTCCCTTCCCAACCTTGCTACTAAATTCAATATCTCCTCCCTGCATTTTTATTATTTTGGTAGCTTGATAAAGGCCAAGCCCTGCTCTTTCTTTTTTTGTTGTAAAAAAAGGCTCTCCAATTTTTGAAAGATTCTCCTCTGGAATACCAATCCCTGTATCTGAAATCTCCAAAACAGCTTCATCTTCTTTAAGGTAATATTTAAAAGAGAGTATTTTTTTTGAAGATTTTTCCATAGCTTCTATTGCATTGTCAATAATTTCTGTAAGAGCCACAACAATTAAAGGGGCATCTCCTTTCACTAAAAATTCTTTTTTCTCGCATTTACTCTTAAACTCCACTCCATTATTCCTACAAAACTCCCTAAAATTCTTCTCGCATTCTAAAACAACCTCAGTCAAATCCAAAACAAAAGAACCAATACCTTCATATCTTGAAAATTCCTTTAAAGTAGCAAGAAGCGATTCTATTTTATTTACTTCCCCAAGACACTTACTTAAATATTCTTTCCTCTTAAAATCATCAAGTTCTTCATACATCTGTTCAAGGACTTGCAAAGAACATTTAATAGCATTAATTCCATTCCCTACAGAATGTCTTATATAAGATATTAAAGAACCTATTGAATTAAACTTTTTAATTTCCGCAATATTTCTTTCAAGTTGTTTTACTTTCGTCACGTCTTCCATTACAAAAAGATATTCCCCTTCTCTTATCTTTACTCCTGTAACAAGAAATGTCTTCCCCCATTCATTCCTTATATACTGAATCTTCCCTTCTCTCTCCATCACAACTGGGAGAAAACAATCTTCACAGATCTCTTCTTTCCTAAAAACGGCTTTATAGCATTTTTCGCCTATTAATTCTTTAGGATGACTCTTACTTAACTCAGCCACAGCACTATTTAACTTCACCAAATTATAGTTATTATCCACCACATATAACATCTCCTTTACAGCATCTATGGTTTTATACCAGGAAGAGATAATTTCCCCAAAATCTTTATCCAAAGAATAAACTTCTAATAAAAAAACTTTTTGAGAATTTTCTATTTGGAGAACTCTAATCCTAACTTTAACTCTCTTCTTTCCAATCTTCACTTCCTTCTCTATTTCTTCCTTAACATTCTCTAAGTCAAAAGGAGATAGAATATCCTTTAGAGAGTATCTTTTCTCCTTAAAATACTCATTAGCAAAAATAACTTCTCCAGTTTTGTTTAACATAGCGAAGGGAACTTCTAACTTATCTAATATTTTCTTTATCTCTTCTATTCTCAAATCAACCTTATTAGACCTCATATTTTATAGTATAGGACAATAAAATAAAAAAATCAAGACCAAAAATAGAAAATTGCAATAATTCTAAAGAAGTGAAACCCTTGCTTGACATTTTAGCAGAGATAAATATTTTAAATAAATGAAAAAATTTGTTATAGAATTTATTAAACTTCTAATAGCTTTTGGGTTATTCTACTATCTCTTTAAGGCAAAGGTTCCTATAGGCGAAGTAGTTCAAAATATAAAAAACTTAAAGATCTTTTATCTTGTAATAACCTTTTTTCTTTTTTTTATTTTTTATCTTTCTTTTTCTTTAAGATGGAATTCTCTTCTTAGGGCCCAAGAAATATACATTTCCGAAGGAAGAAGTTATTTATATCTTCTTATTTCTTTTTTCTTCAATAATTTCTTACCGAGTGCTGTTGGAATGGATTTAGTTCGTTCTGCTTATGCTGGAGGAAAAGAAAATTTTGAAAAAGCTTTCGGAGCTTCCATAATGGAAAGAATGCTCGGAATGATTGGGATATTAGTAATAGGAGTCTTTGGTATATTTTCAGGGAAAATAAAATTTGTGAAGCTCGCTCTTCTTTATCTTGGTCTTATTTTTTTTACTATTTTTTTATATTATCTTTTCGTTTCTATGAAAGTAGAGTGGTTAAAGAAGAAAATTCTTTCTATAAAAGTATTTAATCTTGGAAAATCCATAAAAGAATTTTATAGAGCTCTTAAGATATACAAAAATAAAAAAAAGACGATTTTAATTGGGA from the candidate division WOR-3 bacterium genome contains:
- a CDS encoding GAF domain-containing protein, giving the protein MQLNKKLDLLKNNESLDELLKKILDLSQEVLHSKAATLFLVDRTNNELVFKIVNGPTSKDLEGKRIKIGEGIAGKVAKEGRTLIVNRAKDSGYANKFDKQTGFTTESLLATPLIVDGEIIGVIEMVNSKRGFYTEESKKIIEKFAEQVSSELKLALLGERLLKTQDFLGSIINSFPGGLIILDEEGFIRKVNPQAKRIFKIKDVKGKKLEEILPYPRIINNIKKIKGKGSFEALIRRDNKDFHYDFEISTAKEITPSGVEKKYLVINIIDITEKIELNRLRYLQEVNANFISGLSHSLRTPLTPILGLSSILKDQPLGENHRKMLEVIYQSAVEMKEIVEKLLDIAEIGTRKVMKPFKEIDIISLLERIILKIDSPYFDFIPEKEKILIYGDYNWLEKCLAQLLILEMKNRKEKRLRLEVREEKNYVYLNFKGAKALIKDFSLLKNIPIIHFNDSLKVESEINCLEVPLIKLILNYHNVKIIMNEKASLFSLRFKK
- a CDS encoding response regulator, translated to MPKVLVADDAPSILYLFKEFFKLKGFEVDTAENGLEVLKKINKNKYHLLILDIKMGGKHGLEILQRIVELGYKFPVIMCSAYEHLKEDVELIAKGKIDFDFITKPPDLELLWSKVVRLLEKNAIKQEVRPPEE
- a CDS encoding ATP-binding protein — its product is MKIKFRKANDLDVFLVFRWLIFLSIILMAIYATEEVERIGLIYKIAFSYFMFNLFLRIWRLDILINQMVLFLLFFFDIIIVSIVFYYTGSISSDYFIFYFLTIMMASISSGIVYSIPITIVSVGVYVWLLKERSQIDFQDPLFLLKIVFLLLTAFISSLWNKIMKERIEEVKTSEEKEKEEIEVFYKEIISSINSGIIIFEDDNNKMLVRLINPKAKELIRKDKKVFSIIEECVKEAQISLENKHLVKVENGKYWGINLTILRDSSGKGKGAIVVFNDITDRKRLEKEMERSERINRLGRLTLQIAHDLRNPLGSISGLAQLLSISSKEEKDREYAKEILKASNIINGLIGDMLEFSRDQVLEKRTFDFLSFIEEIIEDLKRSENVKGKKAKISLIFEKGDYKIEADREKLRRVFVNLINNACDAISEGGEINVEMRENSKSIITKVIDNGVGIPEEKKDEIFEPFITTKPNGTGLGLSIVQRIVSAHKGKIFVDSKVGEGSIFTVELPKKGGENA
- a CDS encoding sigma-54 dependent transcriptional regulator yields the protein MSYKVLVIDDDEKFLGVLAQGLKKEDLVVSTATTGKEGIDRFKEIDFDVVLVDLVLPDMDGIEILKIIRNIDSSFPVIMITGHASIDLAVKAMRMGAFYFIEKPASTKAILEIIKRAIEQKELIISYQSLKKTAEEKFSFSGLIGKSKEMQEIFELIERIASSEATVLIQGESGTGKELVAKAIHFNSPRKEHRFVAINCSALPESLLESELFGYERGAFTGADKKKKGLFEIAHKGTIFLDEIVETSPAFQSKLLRVLEDKTFYPVGSTEERKADVRILAATNRVIEEAVEEGKFRKDLYYRLNVVKISMPPLRERKIDIPLLTKEFLRKYSEKNRKQIKGVSDEAMEVLMRYSWPGNVRELENAIERAVILCPGEIILPEHLPEKTSKSEELEPSNILKYEEAKEVFEKKYLRNLLKYTEGVVTEAAKIAGMTRQNIYLKLNKYNINPKVYYPRE
- a CDS encoding zinc ribbon domain-containing protein, which encodes MGIIFCRECQKELSKESRICPYCGASLPKLEWKRQGFEWKTDKTLFGYPLIHIAFGRDTQNKIRVAKGIIAIGQFAIGLITFAQFGIGILFGLGQFILSTTAIAQFAISILLGIGQLSIGYISIGQFSLGFYVLAQNGFGKYIWSPQMKTKEAIIFFTQLYGRLRELFLKSF
- a CDS encoding ATP-binding protein; translation: MRSNKVDLRIEEIKKILDKLEVPFAMLNKTGEVIFANEYFKEKRYSLKDILSPFDLENVKEEIEKEVKIGKKRVKVRIRVLQIENSQKVFLLEVYSLDKDFGEIISSWYKTIDAVKEMLYVVDNNYNLVKLNSAVAELSKSHPKELIGEKCYKAVFRKEEICEDCFLPVVMEREGKIQYIRNEWGKTFLVTGVKIREGEYLFVMEDVTKVKQLERNIAEIKKFNSIGSLISYIRHSVGNGINAIKCSLQVLEQMYEELDDFKRKEYLSKCLGEVNKIESLLATLKEFSRYEGIGSFVLDLTEVVLECEKNFREFCRNNGVEFKSKCEKKEFLVKGDAPLIVVALTEIIDNAIEAMEKSSKKILSFKYYLKEDEAVLEISDTGIGIPEENLSKIGEPFFTTKKERAGLGLYQATKIIKMQGGDIEFSSKVGKGTVVKVFFREYSG
- a CDS encoding lysylphosphatidylglycerol synthase transmembrane domain-containing protein; translation: MKKFVIEFIKLLIAFGLFYYLFKAKVPIGEVVQNIKNLKIFYLVITFFLFFIFYLSFSLRWNSLLRAQEIYISEGRSYLYLLISFFFNNFLPSAVGMDLVRSAYAGGKENFEKAFGASIMERMLGMIGILVIGVFGIFSGKIKFVKLALLYLGLIFFTIFLYYLFVSMKVEWLKKKILSIKVFNLGKSIKEFYRALKIYKNKKKTILIGTIYSVIVQIIITLINYFIAKGLSVQLPFSALIAYLPLITIISLVPITLNGLGLREGAYVFFLSSFIRKSEAFSISLVFFASFVLTSCVGGIVFIILPRESKRLTIKRVK